The following is a genomic window from Spirosoma foliorum.
ATGAAAGCCGGAACTGCGCAGAAATTGGCTCTGAACATGATTTCGACCTCAGTAATGATTCAACTTGGCCGGGTGAAGGGTAATAAAATGGTCGATATGCAACTGACGAATATAAAGCTTCAGGATCGAGCAGCTAAAATGGTGATGAGTGAGATTGGCGTTGGCCGGGAAGAGGCCGAAGCTTTGCTTGCAAAGTTCGGAAATGTTCGTGGTGCTATTGAGGGGTTTGCTCAGATGCAAAAATGAGCTAATTGTTAAGAGGCTACCATATACTGTATAGCCCTCTTTCTGAACGATGATTATATTTTTTGTCATTTCGACGTCAGGAGAAATCTCGACGTTCCTTGTTAATCAAGCTTGAGATTTCTCCTGACGTCGAAATGACAAACAGCCTCTACCCGCTAGAAAATAATGGGCAAAAAGGTACTACTCATCGGCCGTAACCCAAACGTATTGGCCAACCTAGCTTTAGCTTTAAGGGATGACGGCTTCGTTGTAAAAACGACAAGCGCTATTGAACAGGCTAGTCAGGATTTCAATGCGACTGATTTTGACGTAGTCGCTTTTGGTCGTGGTATTGATGCTGCTACAAATGCAGCTCTTAGAGCTAGTTTCCTGGAGCAAAACCCTGCGATTCTGTTTGTTGATGGACTGGCGCCGGTTATTTCGCTGTTGGTGAAGCAGATCAAACTTGCCCTGGCACCCCATTCTACTAGCAAAAAAGTAATCACGAATTTTAGCTACGAGAAGACCAACCCATTGCAGATTACTGTTTCTGTGGCTGTTGATTGTCAACTGACAATTGATCTATATCAGTTGGATGCCATTCATACCACCCTGCAAAAAACACTTGTTTCTGAGTTTGTTAAGGCCGGAGATCATACATTCCCAATCGAAGCTTTTCCTGAGCTGACGTCAACGATTAACTTTCTGGTAGCAGAAGTCGATAACCTCGAGCTGACTGTTTTACAGCTTTAATAAAGCGTTCGCGTACCCGTCGGTTTCGTTTTTACCTGCTCGCATTTTGTTAACAGTTGTGCTGTTTCAGCTAAGCAGCGGATAAGCGAAAAACAACCAACTGCGGTAGTGGACTTGACTGATAATACGGGTTGGCTGTGTTGATCGACGATTAAATGCCAGCCACTCTGTTTCGCATCGGGGAAATTATGAAACGTATAATCGTGGATGCGTTTGAACCACTTGAGGCAGTCGGGCTGGCGGGTATAGAAATAGCTTTTTAGCAAAGCGGTCAATGCTTCAACTTGTACCCAACCCCATTTTTGTTGCCAGTCGGGGAAGAGTAATGGCTGTTGTTTGATATCTACATATTGATTCAGTCCTCCTCCCGCTTCGTCCCAGGCTTGCTCGCACAAGCGCAGACACCAACCGGTAGCCTGAGCAGCTAGCTTACGGTTCGTATTGGTGAATGGGCTGGTTCTGGACTGGCTGCTTTCCGCTGAAAAATCAAGCAGGTAACTGGCCGCCCGGAATGTCAGTCCTACGTTGATTCGCCGTCCTTCGGGTGTGTTCACAAACGAACCTTCGGGTAAAACAAATTCCCGCAATACATCAATCCGGCGGTCGACAAACTCAGTCAGTAATTCCTGTACGATACTATCCGTAGCGTTTTTCCAGGTTTCCTCGTCCAGAAGAGGCTGAATTTCCTGAAGTGTTTTAAGAACAGCTATTGGTTCGTTCAGGTGTCGCATTTGTCGAAAGCCGCCAAGGGTTGCCGCTTGTGCCGTTCGAACTTCATCGTGCCGTTCCAATAGATCGACAAATGTCTGTTTGGTCAGCATGCCCCATTCGTCATCGCCTGTTGCTCGATGGAGTTGTGCGTAAGCCATTACGACAGAGCAATCAGGAATAAGGCCTGTAGAAGGAGCTATCGGTCGCCCCAGTCGATCGAGTTGGGTGTAACAGGAAAGCGTGTCTGAATGGGCAAACTGACTTAAGAAGGTAGCACCGTGCCGGGCGTGTTCGAGCCAGCTGGGTTGGCCATCGAGCGTATTATAAAGCCAGGCAAAAGCCCAAACCTGTTGAGCTTGCTGGCTAACGAATTTATCCCCCTCAATTACCTCGCCCGTTGCTGATAGTAGATCAAAATAGCCACCGCATTGTTCATCCCGGCTATGTTTAAGCCAAAATGGTACAACCTGCCGAAGCAATGCCTGTTGATAGGTAGCGGAGAGTTTTTGAAAGTCAAGCACGGAGGGGAATGTATGATGTAGGGTATATGATGTATGATGTCGGTTATATCATATACCCTATATCATACATCATACCGCATGGGCGGCCCCGATCAACTTAATACACTTTCTCTACTTCGCGATACTCCCTTTCTTCGGGAAGCACGAATTTCATGGGTTTTCCAACCTGATCGGGTAATAACGCAATATTGAGTACCTGATCTACGGTATCGGCATAGTGGAAGGTCAAGTCTTTAATGTAAGACTGATTAATTTCCTCAATGTCTTTCCGGTTTTTCGAGCAGAGAATAATTTCTTTAATACCTGCCCGATTAGCCGCCAGAATCTTTTCCTTAATACCGCCTACGGGCAATACCTTACCCCGAAGCGTTACCTCGCCCGTCATTGCCAGATAAGGCTTAACCTTACGCTGAGTATAAATTGACGTCATGGAGGTTAACATAGTTATCCCTGCCGATGGGCCATCTTTGGGTACGGCTCCGGCTGGTATATGAATGTGCAGATCGTAATGGTTAAAGACGCGGTAATCGATACCCAAATCATCGGCATGCGCCTTCAGATAGGATAGAGCTGTAACGGCCGATTCCTTCATTACGTCGCCCAACTGGCCTGATAGCGTAAGGATTCCTTTACCCCGACTCAAGCTAGACTCAATAAGCAGAATTTCGCCCCCAACCTGTGTCCAGGCTAAGCCCGTTACAATACCCGCAATATCGTCATCGGCATAGAGTTCTTTATCGAAAATCTCCGCACCGAGCATTTTTGAAATATCTGTAGCCTTAACGGTGTGGTTATATTCCTCCTCCATGGCAATGGATTTGGCAATTTTCCGTACCAGGGCACCAATTTTCTGCTCCAGATTCCGCACACCCGATTCGCGAGTGTAGCCTTCAATGATGCGAAGAATGGCTTTGTCTTCAATTACCAGGTCTTTGGGTTTCAGACCATGATCTTTGCGTTGCTTCGGAATCAGGTACTTTTTGGCAATCTGTACTTTCTCCTCAACGGTATATCCCGCAATGTCGATAATCTCCATCCGGTCGCGCAGGGCAGGGTGGATGGTATCGAGCGAGTTGGCCGTAGCAATGAACAACACCCGAGAGAGATCGAATTCTGTTTCGAGGTAATTGTCCATGAACGTTGAGTTCTGTTCTGGGTCAAGTACTTCGAGCAGGGCCGATGATGGATCGCCCCGGAAATCGGAACTTACTTTATCGATCTCATCCAGAATAAAGACCGGATTGGCGGTGCCGCACTTCCGAATATTCTGGATAATCTTACCGGGCATGGCGCCAATATACGTTTTACGGTGTCCCCGAATTTCGGCTTCATCGTGAACGCCACCCAATGCCATCCGGCTATATTTCCGACCTAATGCCTTCGCCACCGACTTTCCTAGTGAGGTTTTACCCACACCCGGAGGGCCATAAAGGCAAAGAATCGGTGCTTTCATGTCGTTTTTAAGTTTCAGAACGGCCAGGTATTCAATGATCCGTTCTTTTACTTTTTCCAGTCCGAAATGATCGCCGTCCAGAATTTTCTGAGCACGTTTTAAATCGAAATTGTCTTTGGTGTACTCACTCCAGGGAAGATCAACCATTAACTCAACGTAATTCATTGTAACCGGATATTCCGGCGCCATTGGATTAATACGTTGGAGTTTATTGAGTTCTTTATCAAAATGAGTCCGTACTTCAGCTGGCCATTTCTTCCGGTCGGCTTTCATACGAAGTTCATCAATTTCACGGTCGGGGTTATCCATTCCCAACTCGTCCTGAAGCACTTTCATCTGCTGACGCAGGTAATAATCGCGCTGCTGCTGATCGAGATCTGACGAAGCTTTAGACTGAATTTCACGTTTTAATTCAAGCAACTGCACTTCTCGAAGCATGTATTCGAGTAGCAGACTTGCCTGCTGATTCCCGTCCGTCAGTTCTAAAAGCCGTTGTTTATCAGCAACATCGGCATTTAGGTTCGAGGATAAGAAGTGCAGCAAAAACGTAGGACTCTCGATGTTATCGAGCGCAATACGAGCCTCCTGAGGAATCTCGGGGTTAAGCCGAAGGGTTTTATAGGCTGCATCTTTCAACGATTGCAGCATAGCTTTCCCTTCTTTTTTATTGGTATTGGCGCTGGGGAAAACATCGTCAATCTGACGGACCTTTGCGGTTATAAACGGCTCTTCCTGAGTGATCTCCTGAATTTCAAAACGCTTCTTCCCTTGAATGATAATCGTAATATTACCATCAGGAAGCGTAATCATTTTGATAATGTAGGCCACCGTTCCGAATCGGTAGAGATCATCGGCGGTCGGTTCATCTTTCTGTTGATTTAGCTGTGCAGCTACGCCAATAATTCGATTACCCTTATATGCTTTTTTTACCAGTCTGATTGATTTAGCTCGTCCCACGGTAACAGGAATGACCATGCCAGGGAACAAAACGGTATTACGAACCGGCAAAATGGGAAGGTTTGCCGGTAACTCATAGTCTTCATCTAAACCCTCGGGCGAACCGAGGGGCACAATTTCTAAATTATCCGAATCAAAATCGGCCAACATTAAACGGGTCGCAAGTTCTTTTTCTGAAATCATACGTACACTGCCAGTCTGGCAGCATTCAATAATGGGTTGGTGCCTACTAGATCAGGAAAGGCAAGGGAAATGAGGTAGTTGCAAGCGTCATGCCAATCATATGCTTATGACGAATTGACACCCCAATTGTTTCTAACACAAAACTAACTAATTAGGCAGCTTAATGGCTTAGAAATTTATTAATCGAACGAAATGTCCTGAACAGGCTGATTTTTTCGAAAAACAAACGTTTTTTTCTGGTTTTGATAGCGAATATTGACCATATTAACCTGGTCGTCAAACAGCTCCATCAGAACGTTTTGTTTCAATAGACCACCACGAAATGGCTCACTATAAGGCATTTCCAGGTAAATCCAGTTCGCTTCGGCTTCAACTTCGTGTCCAACGTATTTGAACGATTTAGTTTGCTTCTGCGGATTTACATACGAAAAATGGGCCTGTATATATTTTTCGATCAAAGGATCATTTTTTTCACCCGGTCCACTTAAATTAATTTTACTGGATGAAGCCGCCGAAAGCGCTTTTTCAAAATCGTCCGTAAAGATCCGAATGCTGATTTCGAAAGCTCGCTCTTTCGCGTTGTACTCCATCTGCGTAACACTGGCATGGAAATCGTGGGCCGGGCGACTGGCAGTCAGGCTAATGAGCGAAAGGCAGATGAATAATTTTTGAATCACAGGGACTACAAAAGATAACGCTGGGAACCAAGGATACCGTATTCCCGAAGGAAGCATCCTAGATTCCCAGCGCTTAAATTAGTTAGAAAACGGCCTTAAATACGTCGTTGAAAATGGCGAAGGCCATTAAACCAAGCAGAAGAACCATGCCTACTTTTTGGGCACCTTCCAGGAAGCGATCAGATGGTTTACGACCTGAAATAATCTCATAGCTAAGAATCGTTGCATGACCACCATCGAGAGCTGGAATAGGTAGTGCGTTCATGAATGCGAGTGCCATCGAGAGCAAGCCTGTAACTGTCCAGAAACGATCCCAACGCCAGATACCTCCAAAGAGATTTTGCGCAATACCAATAGGGCCGCTTAATGCTTTAGAGGCCGATACTTCACCCCGGAAAATCTTGCCGAACCCTTTAATGTTATCAAAAACTACCTGAAAAGCCCGTTGTGTACCGACCGATAAGGCTTCGCCAAATGTATACTCCTGGGTGGTCATAGGCAGAAGCAACTCAGGATAAAATCCGATAGTGCCATCGGGTGTGGTGGTCATCGAAAGCGTAACAGGCTGGCCATTCCGATTAACGGTAAGCGTAAGCGGTTTTCCTTTCAATGGCTTAACCACGTCTGTAAATTCATGATAGAACTGAATGGGTTTTCCGTTTGCACTGGTGATCATATCACCTGCTTTTAAACCGGCTTTCGTGGCCGGTTGACCAGGTACCAGTTCAGCAACTTTGAACGGCTCGATTGGCTCAATAAATTGCCCGGCGGCTTTTTTATCGGCTAATTTATCCACGAAATTGTTCGGGATGTAGATGTCCGTCTGTTTGCCATTGCGCTCGATCGTGTAAGAGCTATTGTTGCCTAAAAACACATCGGAGCTACGGATTTCGTTGAAATCGGTAATTTCTTTCCCGTTGACTTTGATAATCTTATCCCCGGTTTGTAAGCCAATACTTTTCGCTAAATCGTAGGCGACGATACCGTATTTAGCATCTTTGGTCGCCAGATAGGTATTCCCATTTTTATAGGCCAGAATGACGAAAATCATAATACCGACAATGACGTTCACGATAATACCACCGAGCATTACGATCAGGCGTTGCCAGGCTGGTTTCGAGCGAAATTCGTAAGGTTGCGGTTCGGCATCCGTATGAGCGGTATCGAGGGATTCGTCGATCATCCCCGAAATTTTCACAAAACCGCCTAGTGGGATCGCTCCGATACCGTATTCAGTTTCGCCCCGTTTAATACTCCAGACTTTAGGGGGAAAGCCAATAAAATACTGCTCTACGCGCATCCCAAAGGCTTTGGCCGCCAAAAGGTGCCCTAACTCGTGTAATCCAACTAAAATTGACAGACCCAAAATGAGCTGTCCTCCCATTACTAAAATTTCCATTTTATTTGTTTTGAGATCATTATTTGCGACTTAATAGTCGCTCAGTTACTGTTTGTTTATCGAGACCTAAATGATCAGCTACATCGCTTAAAATACTATTCAATGTACCAACTTTTAAAGGTTTATGGTAGGGGACACTAATCGAATGTTCACCATTTACATTTGTCCTAAGGATAACGTGGCTTCCAGTTTGATGATGAACCTGATAACCGTATCGCTCCAATCGCTTTATTAATTCGGACCCATTTAAATCTCTTGGTAATTTCATTCGTATTAGGCTAACGCAAACACTTCATTAACCTGTAACCGGATGGTTTTAGGTAGTTTATCGGGCCTATCGTAAAAATAGCCTGATACTGCGTCTTTAATCATAGCTTTTAGTTCATCCAGTGTGTCTCCTTGAGTAATGATTGACCCAGTCGCCAATTTTGCCCGAGCCACATAACCACCTTCTTCATCTGGTTCAACCTGAAACACAAGTTCGCTCATAAGACAAATAATTTTCTTAATGAATAGCTAACGTTTGGAACGCCTATTTATAACAGCTAAACCAAACTTTTAATTCGCTCTGTAGCCAGCCGACGGGTTTCCTCATCTGTACTTACGTAGTCATCGTAAGTGGGGTTTTGAATGAAAGTCGCTTTCGCTAAACAGCTTTCAATCAATTCCGAGATTTCCAGGAAACCAATCTGATCGTTCAGGAAAGCCTCTACTGCCACTTCATTGGCCGCGTTAACAATGCAGGCTGCGTTGCCGCCTTTGTCGAGCGCATCGAAAGCGAGTTGTAAATTACGAAACGTTTCCCGGTCGGGCTGCTCAAATGTGAGGGACGGATAATCCAGGAAGTTGAACCGTGGAAAATCTGATTTTAACCGATTGGGATAACCTAATGCAAACTGGATCGGGAGTCGCATATCGGGCAAACCCATTTGCGCTTTCAGACTTCCATCCTCAAACTGCACAAGAGAATGAATGATGCTTTGCGGATGAACGACCACGTCGATTTGATCAGAGCGAAGGCCAAACAGCCATTTGGCTTCGATAACCTCAAGACCTTTATTCATGAGTGTAGCCGAGTCGATGGTGATTTTGGCTCCCATCGTCCAGTTCGGATGTTTGAGCGCCTGCGCTTTCGTGACCGTTGATAAAAACTCCCGTGATTTTCCCCGAAATGGTCCACCCGATGCCGTCAGGATAATTTTCTCGATCGGGTTATGAAACTCACCGACTAAGCACTGAAAAATAGCGGAGTGCTCTGAATCGACAGGGTATATATTCATCCCTTTCTGGGCAGCCAGTTGGGTAATGAGTTCACCAGCTACCACCAGCGTTTCTTTGTTGGCTAAAGCAATGGACTTTCCAGCTTCAATTGCTTTGATAGTTGGTAGCAGACCCGCGTAACCCACCATGGCCGTCAGCACCATATCAATCGTATCCATCTGGACGACGGACGCAATCGACTTGGCACCCGCGTAAACCTTAATGTCGAGTGGATCGAGCGCCGAGAAAACCTGATCGTAGCGGTCTTCGTTGCAGATAACAACAACATTCGGTTTTAGGTCGATAGCTTGTTGGATAAGCAATTCGGCGTTGTTATTCGTGGTCAGTACCTCAACCTGAAACTGGTCGGGGTGGGCCTTTATCACATCGACGGCCTGGGTTCCAATGGAGCCAGTCGAGCCGAGAATGGCGATGTGGCGTTTTTTAGATTCAGTCATTAAGCTTATCGCGGAGGTATTGAATGTGTGTGTAATAAGGTGATTCTAATGCTTCAATAAGGGCACCTTCTTCATAGTCGACCCTATCAATCATGTCGGTTAGAATCATTTTTAGTTCAACAAGGCTAACCCTACTGGTTTGGTAAACTAGTTCCTTGTCAACTCCCCTATAATCATGAGCGAGGTAATTACGCATACCTGCTAGTTGTTGCCACGGGATTTGCAAATATTCGTTTTTAAGTGAGCTTTCTATTTTTTTAGATTCTTCACCTATAACGAGTAAAAGTCCCCAGGCAGCATTGAAGTTTAGTTGGTCGTTCGCCCAGGCAAGCGCCGTAGCATCCGAGAATCCATCAATATATATAAAGATCTTTTCAATGCATTCGAGAATAGTGCATATATGAACTAGATTTCGACCACTATACATAAATAACATCTTTGCGCATATAATACCGGATGATTGGGTTCATTAATTGGCTGTCTACTAAATCCATTTTTCGATGCAATTTTCGACGAAGGATGCGGTAAAGTCGATCTTTCTCTGTGTATTGCAGTTTAAAACCAGATGTTAGTTCATAGACCAAATCAATATCGCTCTTTTCGGTCTGCTCATTTCGGGCAAAGCTGCCATAAAGCCCAATGCGATCAATGCCAAATTCTGTTCGTAGGCGCTCTCGATTCGCTCTGAGCGTTTCCAAAATGAATTCCTGATTAACAGCTGTAGCTTCCATTGTCTTAAACTGTTTGCCCTATTTCCAACAACCCATCCGCAATCTTCCGATCATTTGCTAAACGCGGCACTTTGTTCTGTCCGCCCAGTTTCCCCTGCGATTTCATGTACCGCTGAAAAGCCCCACGTGGCAAACTCGTCAATTTTAGCGGTTGTAGGATGGAGCCTGTAATTAGGTCATCGTAATATACGTTCAGTTTCGTCAATCGGGTGTCTACGTCCTGGGCAAAGGCGACTGGATCGTTGGGGGGCGTAGCAAACTCAACCAGCCATTCGTGGTAAGGTAGTCCTTCGTTTGGACTGACCATTGGCGCAACTGTGAATTCAACGACCTCGGTTTCAGGGTGTTTCTCCATCGCATCTTTCAGGGCCTTTTCCACTTCTTCGCCAATCACATGTTCGCCGAAGGCCGAAATGAAATGTTTGATACGGCCCGTTACCAATAAGCGATAAGGCTCTCTTGATACGAACTTAACCGTATCGCCTAGGGAATACCCCCATAGGCCAGCATTGTTGTTGATAATGACCGCATAATTCTTGCCTAATTCCACTTCGTCGATGGTTAGTCGGCGCGGGTTTTCGCTGAAATAGTCGTCGGCAGCAATGAATTCGAAAAAGATACCACTGTCTAAAAGCATCAATAAACCTTCTTCGGTCTGGCTGTCCTGAAACGCAATGAAGCCTTCAGAAGCGGGGTACGTTTCGATTGAGTCGATACGTTTACCGATGCTTTCGAATAACTTGGCCCGATAGGGTTCAAAATTTACACCCCCATACACGAAGAGCGAAAAGTCGGGGAAAACGTCTTTGATTAATTTCCCTGTCCGCTCCTGAATACGGTCGAAATACATCTGTACCCAGGGCGGAATCCCCGAAATGAGCGACATCGACTGGGTGATCGTTTCGTCGATAACTTTTTCCAGTTTGGTTTCCCAATCGTCAATAACGTTGGTCTCATAACTGGGCAACTGATTGGTACGTAAGTAAGCCGGAACGTGGTGATTGACAATTCCCGACAACCGGCCGATGTTGATGCCTGCTTTCTGAGTAAGTTCAGGACTGCCGGATAGAAAAATGAGCTTCTTGTCCAGAAAGGCACTGTTTCCCGTTTCGTTAATGTAGTTCAGCAGCGCGTCACGGGCTGAGTTTATATGGTTAGGAATCGACTCCTGGGAGATAGGAATGTATTTGACGCCGGAAGTTGTACCGGACGTTTTCGCAAAATAGAGAGGCTTCCCTTTCCAGAGTACGTCGCTGTCTCCGTGCAAAACCTGCTCGATATAGGGTTTCAGGTCTTCGTAATCACGAACAGGGACAGCCTGCCTGAATTCTTCGATTGTTTGAATATCCTTGAATTTGTGATCCCGGCCAAAAACGGTGTTACGCCCCCCGTCGATCAACTGGCGAAACCAACGCTGCTGAGTCTGGGCAGGCTGATACATCCAGTTTTGCTGACGCTCGACAACCCACTTGGCCAACGGCTTACTAACAATTGAACGAATTCCCATAATGATGCAAAAGTAATGGATAATGAATAATGGATAATGTAAAATGGACAATGAGAAGTCCCTGATAATTATTCATTCTCCATTAACCATTATTCATTACGGATTGAGTGCATTCTCTTGAATAATCTCTATTTTTGCACACTTTTCAATAAAACAGTATCTGTAATAAGGCGTTCTGCGTCAACCTATAATGGGACTTTTCAATTTTTTAACTAGCGACATTGCTATCGACCTGGGCACGGCGAATACCTTGATTATTCACAAGGATCGGATTGTGGTGGATGAGCCTTCGATTATTGCAATGGATAAAGTCAGCGGTAAGGTGCTGGCCATTGGTCATAAGGCCATGCAAATGCACGAAAAGACCAATGAAAATATCAAGACCATTCGCCCATTGAAGGATGGCGTAATTGCCGACTTTACGGCCGCCGAATTGATGATTCGGGGGATGATTAAAATGATTGATACCGGCAGCAAACTATTTTCACCTTCGCACCGGATGGTTATTTGTATTCCATCGGGTATTACAGAGGTGGAAAAACGGGCTGTTAAAGATTCTGCCGAGCATGCTGGAGCAAAGGAAGTGTACATGGTGCACGAGCCTATTGCAGCCGCTATTGGTATTGGCATCGACATTACCCAGCCCAACGGAACCATGATCGTGGATATCGGTGGGGGAACAACCGAAATTGCGGTAATTGCCCTCTCTGGCATCGTCTGCGAACAGTCGATTCGTATTGCAGGTGATGTATTTACCCGCGACATCGTGGATTACATGCGTCGGGAACATAACCTGCTTATTGGCGAACGCTCAGCTGAGCAAATCAAAATGGAAGTTGGTTCGGCATTGCCAGAGCTTGATAACCCACCAGCCGATTACGAAATCCGGGGTCGCGATTTGATGACGGGTATTCCGAAAGAAATTAAGGTTACCTACAGCGAAATCGCTTATGCGCTCGATAAATCCATCTCGAAAATTGAAGAGGCTACCATGAAGGCCCTTGAAATTTCGCCACCTGAATTATCGGCTGATATTTATACAAACGGTATTCACCTGACAGGCGGTGGTGCCTTGCTCCACGGTCTCGACAAACGTCTGGGTGCTAAAACCAAGTTGCCAATTCACGTGGCCGATGATCCGCTCAAAGCCGTTGTAAAAGGAACGGGTGAGGTGATCAAGAATCTGGAGATGTACCGGTCTGTACTGATTAGTTAATGTATTTTTGTGTAGCCTGGACGTCTACGTCCGGGTGTAGATCAATGACTACACCCGGACGTAGACGTCCAGGCTACACAGTTTACTATGGGAGAGTTAGTTGATTTTTTTGTTCGAAGTCGGAACTTCATCTTGTTTGTGTTGCTGGAAGTACTTTGTTTTTACTTCATCATCAACACCAGCAATTATTGGGGAGCTACCTACTTCAATACCTCAAATCGGTACGCGGCTCAAGTACTGGCCTGGTCGAACGCAGCGAATCAATACGCTAACTTACGACAGGTTAATGCTGATCTGGCGCTGGAAAACCAACGACTTAATGCCCGCTTGACCCAACTGCTTCAAAGCAAGCCAGCTGCTCCCGCCGAATATCAGGCTGATTCGGCCTTTGCCGACCGATTTAAGTTTGTAGTAGCGAAGGTGGTTAATAATACCACCCAATTTGCGAACAACTACATCACGATTGATAAAGGCACCGACGATGGCATTCGGCCGGGTATGGGTGTGATTTCGCCGACGGGTGTTGTTGGTAAAGTGAAGATTTGCAACCGGCGCTTTTCGGTTATTACATCCATTCTTCATTCAGAGTATCTGGTTTCTTCGCAATTGGTAAAAGCCAGAGAAATCGGGACAGCCAAGTGGGATGGCGTTGACCCGCACTTAATTAAGCTGAATGATATTTCGCTGACAAAACCCGTCAGCAAAGGAGATTCTGTGGTGACCTCTGATCGCAATTCTACGTTTCCGCCGGGCATTTTGGTGGGTCGTGTCCGAACGATTGGCGTACAACCG
Proteins encoded in this region:
- a CDS encoding AGE family epimerase/isomerase, with product MLDFQKLSATYQQALLRQVVPFWLKHSRDEQCGGYFDLLSATGEVIEGDKFVSQQAQQVWAFAWLYNTLDGQPSWLEHARHGATFLSQFAHSDTLSCYTQLDRLGRPIAPSTGLIPDCSVVMAYAQLHRATGDDEWGMLTKQTFVDLLERHDEVRTAQAATLGGFRQMRHLNEPIAVLKTLQEIQPLLDEETWKNATDSIVQELLTEFVDRRIDVLREFVLPEGSFVNTPEGRRINVGLTFRAASYLLDFSAESSQSRTSPFTNTNRKLAAQATGWCLRLCEQAWDEAGGGLNQYVDIKQQPLLFPDWQQKWGWVQVEALTALLKSYFYTRQPDCLKWFKRIHDYTFHNFPDAKQSGWHLIVDQHSQPVLSVKSTTAVGCFSLIRCLAETAQLLTKCEQVKTKPTGTRTLY
- the lon gene encoding endopeptidase La — protein: MISEKELATRLMLADFDSDNLEIVPLGSPEGLDEDYELPANLPILPVRNTVLFPGMVIPVTVGRAKSIRLVKKAYKGNRIIGVAAQLNQQKDEPTADDLYRFGTVAYIIKMITLPDGNITIIIQGKKRFEIQEITQEEPFITAKVRQIDDVFPSANTNKKEGKAMLQSLKDAAYKTLRLNPEIPQEARIALDNIESPTFLLHFLSSNLNADVADKQRLLELTDGNQQASLLLEYMLREVQLLELKREIQSKASSDLDQQQRDYYLRQQMKVLQDELGMDNPDREIDELRMKADRKKWPAEVRTHFDKELNKLQRINPMAPEYPVTMNYVELMVDLPWSEYTKDNFDLKRAQKILDGDHFGLEKVKERIIEYLAVLKLKNDMKAPILCLYGPPGVGKTSLGKSVAKALGRKYSRMALGGVHDEAEIRGHRKTYIGAMPGKIIQNIRKCGTANPVFILDEIDKVSSDFRGDPSSALLEVLDPEQNSTFMDNYLETEFDLSRVLFIATANSLDTIHPALRDRMEIIDIAGYTVEEKVQIAKKYLIPKQRKDHGLKPKDLVIEDKAILRIIEGYTRESGVRNLEQKIGALVRKIAKSIAMEEEYNHTVKATDISKMLGAEIFDKELYADDDIAGIVTGLAWTQVGGEILLIESSLSRGKGILTLSGQLGDVMKESAVTALSYLKAHADDLGIDYRVFNHYDLHIHIPAGAVPKDGPSAGITMLTSMTSIYTQRKVKPYLAMTGEVTLRGKVLPVGGIKEKILAANRAGIKEIILCSKNRKDIEEINQSYIKDLTFHYADTVDQVLNIALLPDQVGKPMKFVLPEEREYREVEKVY
- a CDS encoding DUF6702 family protein; the protein is MIQKLFICLSLISLTASRPAHDFHASVTQMEYNAKERAFEISIRIFTDDFEKALSAASSSKINLSGPGEKNDPLIEKYIQAHFSYVNPQKQTKSFKYVGHEVEAEANWIYLEMPYSEPFRGGLLKQNVLMELFDDQVNMVNIRYQNQKKTFVFRKNQPVQDISFD
- the rseP gene encoding RIP metalloprotease RseP, producing MEILVMGGQLILGLSILVGLHELGHLLAAKAFGMRVEQYFIGFPPKVWSIKRGETEYGIGAIPLGGFVKISGMIDESLDTAHTDAEPQPYEFRSKPAWQRLIVMLGGIIVNVIVGIMIFVILAYKNGNTYLATKDAKYGIVAYDLAKSIGLQTGDKIIKVNGKEITDFNEIRSSDVFLGNNSSYTIERNGKQTDIYIPNNFVDKLADKKAAGQFIEPIEPFKVAELVPGQPATKAGLKAGDMITSANGKPIQFYHEFTDVVKPLKGKPLTLTVNRNGQPVTLSMTTTPDGTIGFYPELLLPMTTQEYTFGEALSVGTQRAFQVVFDNIKGFGKIFRGEVSASKALSGPIGIAQNLFGGIWRWDRFWTVTGLLSMALAFMNALPIPALDGGHATILSYEIISGRKPSDRFLEGAQKVGMVLLLGLMAFAIFNDVFKAVF
- a CDS encoding type II toxin-antitoxin system HicA family toxin, with the protein product MKLPRDLNGSELIKRLERYGYQVHHQTGSHVILRTNVNGEHSISVPYHKPLKVGTLNSILSDVADHLGLDKQTVTERLLSRK
- a CDS encoding type II toxin-antitoxin system HicB family antitoxin; the protein is MSELVFQVEPDEEGGYVARAKLATGSIITQGDTLDELKAMIKDAVSGYFYDRPDKLPKTIRLQVNEVFALA
- a CDS encoding 1-deoxy-D-xylulose-5-phosphate reductoisomerase — translated: MTESKKRHIAILGSTGSIGTQAVDVIKAHPDQFQVEVLTTNNNAELLIQQAIDLKPNVVVICNEDRYDQVFSALDPLDIKVYAGAKSIASVVQMDTIDMVLTAMVGYAGLLPTIKAIEAGKSIALANKETLVVAGELITQLAAQKGMNIYPVDSEHSAIFQCLVGEFHNPIEKIILTASGGPFRGKSREFLSTVTKAQALKHPNWTMGAKITIDSATLMNKGLEVIEAKWLFGLRSDQIDVVVHPQSIIHSLVQFEDGSLKAQMGLPDMRLPIQFALGYPNRLKSDFPRFNFLDYPSLTFEQPDRETFRNLQLAFDALDKGGNAACIVNAANEVAVEAFLNDQIGFLEISELIESCLAKATFIQNPTYDDYVSTDEETRRLATERIKSLV
- a CDS encoding HepT-like ribonuclease domain-containing protein gives rise to the protein MYSGRNLVHICTILECIEKIFIYIDGFSDATALAWANDQLNFNAAWGLLLVIGEESKKIESSLKNEYLQIPWQQLAGMRNYLAHDYRGVDKELVYQTSRVSLVELKMILTDMIDRVDYEEGALIEALESPYYTHIQYLRDKLND
- a CDS encoding nucleotidyltransferase family protein codes for the protein MEATAVNQEFILETLRANRERLRTEFGIDRIGLYGSFARNEQTEKSDIDLVYELTSGFKLQYTEKDRLYRILRRKLHRKMDLVDSQLMNPIIRYYMRKDVIYV